In the Kineosporiaceae bacterium genome, one interval contains:
- the nusA gene encoding transcription termination/antitermination protein NusA, translated as MDIDLAALRLIEREKEIPFDLLVRTIEQAMLLAYHRTEGAHPEARVELDRSSGHVVVWVKETDDAGAVREWDDTPEGFGRIAATTARQTILQRLRDAEDEQVLGEFIGREGDIVSGVVQQSVDPRMVHVDLGSVEAVLPPAEQVPGESYAHGSRLRCYVVGVRKGPKGPSITVSRTHPNLVRKLFALEVPEVADGTVEIVALAREAGHRTKMAVRSTVTGVNAKGACIGPLGQRVRSVVSELNGEKIDIIDHSEDPAAFVAAALSPAKVSSVEVVDEAARSARVVVPDYQLSLAIGKEGQNARLAAKLTGWRIDIRPDVPPATAGS; from the coding sequence ATGGACATCGATCTCGCCGCACTGCGACTGATCGAACGTGAGAAGGAGATCCCCTTCGACCTGCTGGTGCGCACCATCGAGCAGGCGATGCTGCTCGCCTACCACCGCACCGAGGGTGCCCATCCCGAGGCCCGGGTGGAACTGGATCGTTCCAGCGGGCACGTCGTGGTCTGGGTGAAGGAGACCGACGACGCGGGGGCGGTGCGGGAGTGGGACGACACTCCCGAGGGGTTCGGTCGGATCGCCGCCACCACGGCGCGTCAGACCATCCTGCAGCGGCTGCGCGACGCCGAGGACGAGCAGGTGCTCGGAGAGTTCATCGGCCGCGAGGGCGACATCGTCTCGGGCGTGGTGCAGCAGAGCGTCGACCCGCGCATGGTGCACGTCGACCTCGGGTCGGTCGAGGCGGTCCTGCCGCCGGCCGAGCAGGTGCCGGGGGAGTCCTACGCCCACGGCAGCCGGCTGCGGTGCTACGTCGTCGGGGTGCGCAAGGGGCCCAAGGGTCCCTCGATCACGGTCTCGCGCACCCACCCCAACCTGGTGCGCAAGCTGTTCGCGCTCGAGGTGCCCGAGGTGGCCGACGGCACGGTCGAGATCGTCGCCCTGGCTCGCGAGGCCGGTCACCGCACCAAGATGGCGGTGCGCTCGACGGTGACCGGGGTCAACGCCAAGGGGGCGTGTATCGGCCCCCTCGGGCAGCGGGTGCGGTCGGTGGTCTCCGAACTGAACGGCGAGAAGATCGACATCATCGATCACAGCGAGGATCCGGCCGCGTTCGTGGCGGCGGCACTGTCGCCGGCCAAGGTCAGCTCGGTCGAGGTGGTCGACGAGGCGGCTCGGTCGGCTCGGGTGGTGGTGCCCGATTATCAGCTCTCGCTGGCCATCGGCAAGGAGGGCCAGAACGCCCGGCTGGCCGCCAAGCTCACCGGCTGGCGCATCGACATCCGCCCGGACGTGCCCCCGGCGACCGCCGGGTCGTGA
- a CDS encoding YlxR family protein: MPVGDRARPDCAARGTPVTGSVAQRARLAEAGHAEPQRTCVGCRRRGARSVLLRVTSDLVDGVLSVVPDPGRRRPGRGAWLHLDPACLDAAERRNAFGRALRRSGRLPVALVRQYVNSTSVRAGSGSDVHEHPMSTQR, encoded by the coding sequence ATGCCCGTCGGCGACCGAGCCCGTCCGGATTGCGCCGCGCGAGGGACACCGGTGACAGGCAGTGTCGCCCAGCGCGCTAGACTGGCCGAGGCCGGTCACGCCGAGCCGCAGCGCACCTGTGTGGGCTGCCGGCGACGCGGTGCCCGGTCCGTCCTGCTGCGAGTGACCTCAGATCTGGTCGACGGAGTCCTCTCCGTGGTGCCGGATCCGGGTCGCCGCCGTCCGGGACGAGGAGCCTGGTTGCACCTCGACCCAGCGTGTCTCGACGCCGCCGAACGCCGCAACGCGTTCGGCCGGGCACTGCGCCGCAGTGGCCGGTTGCCGGTGGCGCTCGTGAGGCAGTACGTGAACAGCACATCCGTCCGAGCCGGAAGCGGGTCCGATGTTCATGAGCACCCGATGAGTACCCAGCGATGA
- the infB gene encoding translation initiation factor IF-2: protein MAKVRVYELAKELGVESKVVMTKLTELGEFVRSASSTVEPPVVRKLREHFASAAPAGAVSAPAKKAASSSGAPKPGAPRPKSPAAASPAAMAPMAPMAEPVTPVAPAATPAPSAPAAPVQPVAPVAPAAAAPAPAASPAPAAPVAPAASAAPAPSPAKPARATPRPGPAARPQAPAAREGGGDGPRPGAPRPGNNPFAPSQGMPRPGGGPRPGNNPFASSQGMPRPGGGSRSGGGAPGQGGAPSGGAGTTDRPGGPRPAGPRPGGPRPNPGMMPGRSAVGRPGSGPGGQGGPGGGRTGAPGRGGPGGGGGGRPGGGGGGFGGRPGGGGGPGGPGGPAGGRGFGKGAGGRGGTQGAFGRGGRPGRVKKSKRQKRQEFDNMQAPLAGGVTVPRGDGSTVVRLRRGASLTDFADKINANPASLVTVLIHLGEMATATQSLGEDTFALLGAELGYVVEVVSPEDEDRELLESFDIDIEGEAEGDEEFLEPRPPVVTVMGHVDHGKTKLLDAIRHANVVADEAGGITQHIGAYQVHFEHEGVNRALTFIDTPGHEAFTAMRARGAKVTDIAVLVVAADDGVMPQTIEALNHAQAANVPIVVAVNKIDKEGANPAKIRQQLTEYNLVAEEYGGDTMFVDVAAKQRLNIDALLEAVLLTADAALDLRANPDKDARGVAIEASLDKGRGPLATVLVQSGTLAVGDSIVCGTAYGRVRAMLDENSEAMDVALPSRPVQVLGLTSVPRAGDTFIVAPDDRTARQIAEKREAVERAAMLAKRRKRISLEDFTKALEQGKVQTLNLILKGDVSGSVEALEDALLKIEIDEQVQLQVIHRGVGAITQNDVNLATVDNAVIIGFNVRPAERVNELADREGVDLRFYSIIYQAIEDVEAALKGMLKPEYEEAQLGTAEVREVFRSSKFGNIAGCLVRSGEIRRNSKARLLRDGVVVAQNLTIESLRRFKDDATEVREGYECGIGLGSFNDIRTDDVIETFEMREKPRS from the coding sequence GTGGCAAAGGTCCGGGTCTACGAGCTCGCCAAGGAGCTCGGGGTCGAGAGCAAGGTCGTGATGACCAAGCTCACCGAACTCGGCGAGTTCGTCCGGTCGGCATCCTCGACCGTTGAACCGCCGGTAGTACGCAAACTTCGCGAGCACTTCGCCTCCGCCGCACCGGCGGGCGCGGTGTCCGCCCCCGCCAAGAAGGCGGCATCCTCCTCGGGAGCGCCCAAGCCGGGCGCCCCCCGTCCGAAGTCGCCGGCCGCTGCGTCCCCGGCGGCGATGGCCCCGATGGCCCCGATGGCCGAGCCGGTCACCCCGGTGGCCCCGGCAGCCACCCCTGCGCCGTCGGCTCCGGCCGCTCCGGTCCAGCCCGTCGCACCGGTGGCTCCCGCTGCCGCCGCGCCGGCTCCGGCAGCGTCCCCGGCGCCCGCCGCTCCCGTGGCTCCTGCCGCGTCGGCGGCTCCCGCGCCGTCCCCGGCCAAGCCGGCTCGGGCAACGCCGCGGCCCGGCCCGGCAGCACGTCCGCAGGCCCCCGCAGCCCGTGAGGGTGGCGGCGACGGCCCGCGTCCGGGTGCACCGCGTCCGGGCAACAACCCGTTCGCTCCGAGCCAGGGCATGCCGCGTCCGGGTGGCGGTCCGCGTCCGGGCAACAACCCCTTCGCCTCCAGCCAGGGCATGCCGCGTCCCGGTGGCGGGTCCCGCTCCGGTGGCGGTGCCCCCGGCCAGGGTGGCGCGCCGTCCGGCGGTGCCGGCACCACGGACCGGCCCGGTGGGCCGCGTCCGGCTGGTCCGCGTCCCGGTGGCCCGCGGCCGAACCCGGGCATGATGCCCGGTCGTTCGGCGGTCGGCCGCCCGGGTAGCGGTCCCGGTGGTCAGGGTGGTCCCGGCGGTGGTCGTACCGGCGCTCCCGGTCGTGGCGGTCCCGGCGGTGGCGGCGGTGGTCGTCCCGGCGGCGGTGGCGGCGGCTTCGGTGGTCGTCCCGGTGGTGGCGGCGGTCCCGGTGGTCCGGGTGGTCCCGCGGGCGGTCGTGGCTTCGGCAAGGGTGCCGGTGGTCGTGGTGGCACGCAGGGCGCCTTCGGCCGTGGCGGTCGTCCCGGACGGGTCAAGAAGTCCAAGCGCCAGAAGCGTCAGGAATTCGACAACATGCAGGCGCCGCTGGCGGGCGGTGTCACCGTCCCCCGTGGCGATGGCTCGACCGTCGTCCGGCTGCGTCGCGGTGCCTCGCTGACCGACTTCGCCGACAAGATCAACGCCAACCCGGCCAGCCTGGTCACGGTGCTGATCCACCTCGGTGAGATGGCGACCGCGACCCAGTCGCTGGGTGAGGACACGTTCGCGCTGCTCGGAGCCGAACTCGGCTACGTCGTCGAGGTGGTCTCGCCCGAGGACGAGGACCGTGAACTGCTCGAGTCGTTCGACATCGACATCGAGGGTGAGGCCGAGGGCGACGAGGAGTTCCTCGAGCCGCGTCCGCCGGTGGTCACCGTCATGGGCCACGTCGACCACGGTAAGACCAAGCTGCTGGACGCGATCCGGCACGCCAACGTGGTCGCCGACGAGGCCGGTGGCATCACCCAGCACATCGGTGCCTACCAGGTGCACTTCGAGCACGAGGGCGTCAACCGCGCGCTGACCTTCATCGACACCCCGGGCCACGAGGCGTTCACCGCCATGCGTGCCCGTGGTGCGAAGGTCACCGACATCGCCGTCCTGGTGGTGGCGGCCGACGACGGCGTGATGCCGCAGACGATCGAGGCGCTCAACCACGCCCAGGCGGCGAACGTGCCGATCGTGGTCGCGGTGAACAAGATCGACAAGGAGGGGGCCAACCCCGCCAAGATCCGCCAGCAGCTGACCGAGTACAACCTGGTGGCCGAGGAGTACGGCGGCGACACCATGTTCGTCGACGTCGCGGCCAAGCAGCGGCTCAACATCGATGCGTTGCTCGAGGCGGTGCTGCTCACCGCAGATGCCGCCCTCGATCTGCGGGCCAACCCCGACAAGGACGCCCGTGGTGTGGCCATCGAGGCGAGCCTCGACAAGGGCCGTGGCCCGCTGGCCACGGTGCTGGTGCAGTCCGGCACCCTGGCGGTCGGCGACTCGATCGTCTGTGGCACGGCCTACGGCCGGGTCCGGGCGATGTTGGACGAGAACAGCGAGGCGATGGACGTCGCCCTGCCGTCGCGTCCGGTGCAGGTGCTCGGTCTGACCTCGGTGCCTCGCGCCGGCGACACGTTCATCGTGGCGCCGGACGACCGCACTGCTCGCCAGATCGCCGAGAAGCGCGAGGCCGTCGAGCGCGCCGCCATGCTGGCCAAGCGCCGCAAGCGGATCAGCCTGGAGGACTTCACCAAGGCCCTGGAGCAGGGCAAGGTGCAGACCCTCAACCTGATCCTCAAGGGCGACGTTTCCGGTTCGGTCGAGGCGCTGGAGGACGCCCTGCTCAAGATCGAGATCGACGAGCAGGTGCAGCTGCAGGTCATCCACCGGGGCGTCGGGGCGATCACGCAGAACGACGTCAACCTGGCCACGGTCGACAACGCCGTGATCATCGGCTTCAACGTGCGACCCGCCGAGCGGGTCAACGAGCTGGCTGATCGCGAGGGTGTCGACCTGCGTTTCTACTCGATCATCTACCAGGCGATCGAGGACGTCGAAGCCGCGCTCAAGGGCATGCTCAAGCCGGAGTACGAAGAGGCTCAGCTCGGTACCGCCGAGGTGCGCGAGGTGTTCCGGTCGAGCAAGTTCGGCAACATCGCCGGATGTCTGGTGCGCAGTGGCGAGATCCGCCGCAACAGCAAGGCGCGGTTGCTGCGTGACGGCGTGGTGGTGGCGCAGAACCTGACGATCGAGTCGCTGCGCCGGTTCAAGGACGACGCCACCGAGGTCCGTGAGGGCTACGAGTGCGGTATCGGTCTGGGGTCGTTCAACGACATCCGCACCGACGACGTGATCGAGACCTTCGAGATGCGGGAGAAGCCACGTTCGTAG
- a CDS encoding DUF503 domain-containing protein, which produces MRLDLLLGDVHSLKQKRSVVRPIVAELRRRFEVSAAESGHLDLHRRCEVGVAVVAPDAAHVREVLDACEALVAGRPEIELLSAHQRLWDDEDA; this is translated from the coding sequence TTGCGCCTCGACCTGCTGCTCGGTGACGTCCATTCGCTGAAGCAGAAGCGGTCCGTGGTTCGGCCGATCGTGGCCGAACTGCGGCGCCGGTTCGAGGTCAGCGCGGCCGAATCCGGTCACCTCGACCTGCACCGACGGTGCGAGGTCGGGGTGGCCGTGGTCGCCCCGGATGCCGCTCACGTGCGCGAGGTGCTCGACGCCTGCGAGGCGTTGGTGGCGGGGCGACCCGAGATCGAGCTGCTCTCGGCCCACCAACGCCTCTGGGACGACGAGGACGCCTGA
- the rbfA gene encoding 30S ribosome-binding factor RbfA: MADEARARKLADRIQEIVAEALEKRIKDPRLGFVTVTDARVTNDLQHATIFYTVFGDITEQQASAAALESAKGVLRSEVGKRTGIRLTPTLEFIADAVPENAAHIEDLLRAAAAHDAEVAALSRTATYAGDADPYRHDDELDELGDEPEDDDAAAGVADAAATGRQPADRA; this comes from the coding sequence ATGGCTGATGAGGCACGCGCGCGCAAGCTCGCCGACCGGATCCAGGAGATCGTGGCCGAGGCGCTGGAGAAGCGGATCAAGGACCCACGCCTCGGGTTCGTCACGGTGACCGATGCTCGCGTCACGAATGACCTGCAGCACGCCACGATCTTCTACACCGTCTTCGGTGACATCACCGAGCAGCAGGCCAGTGCCGCGGCGCTGGAGAGTGCCAAGGGCGTGTTGCGTTCGGAGGTGGGCAAGCGCACCGGCATCCGGCTCACCCCCACGTTGGAGTTCATCGCCGACGCCGTCCCCGAGAACGCGGCCCACATCGAAGACCTGCTGCGCGCCGCGGCCGCGCACGACGCCGAGGTGGCCGCGCTCAGCCGCACTGCCACCTACGCCGGGGACGCCGACCCCTACCGGCACGACGACGAGCTCGACGAGCTGGGCGACGAGCCCGAGGACGACGACGCTGCCGCCGGCGTGGCCGATGCCGCCGCCACCGGTCGGCAGCCCGCCGATCGCGCCTGA
- the truB gene encoding tRNA pseudouridine(55) synthase TruB — MPPPPVGSPPIAPDRIVAEVTDGTWEGLAVVDKPEGWTSHDVVARMRRIAGTRKVGHAGTLDPMATGVLVLGLGRGTKLLTYLVGTDKTYLATMRLGISTVTDDREGEELTHADAGGVDEQAMRDGVRALTGELQQVPSAVSAIKVDGRRAYARVRAGEQVELPARTVTVSRFDVLAVRRITVPHAVVGELGVIDLDVVVDCSSGTYIRALARDLGAGLGVGGHLTALRRTRVGPYGLEAAHTLEQFADGAPPTSLAEAARRAFPVRELTTVEAVKLRHGQRLERARTIPGAADVSGSPDDAAAAQHSPRAAFDPDGVLVAIVDEAGPTCRPLLVFG; from the coding sequence ATGCCGCCGCCACCGGTCGGCAGCCCGCCGATCGCGCCTGATCGCATCGTGGCGGAGGTGACGGACGGGACCTGGGAGGGTCTGGCCGTCGTCGACAAGCCCGAGGGCTGGACGTCGCACGACGTCGTCGCGCGGATGCGACGGATCGCGGGCACCCGCAAGGTGGGCCATGCCGGCACCCTGGACCCGATGGCCACCGGGGTGTTGGTGCTCGGCCTCGGCCGCGGCACCAAGCTGCTCACCTACCTGGTCGGGACGGACAAGACCTACCTGGCCACCATGCGCCTGGGGATCAGCACGGTCACCGACGACCGCGAGGGGGAGGAGCTGACCCACGCCGACGCAGGCGGAGTGGACGAGCAGGCGATGCGCGACGGCGTCCGGGCGTTGACCGGCGAGCTGCAGCAAGTGCCGAGTGCGGTCAGCGCCATCAAGGTGGACGGCCGGCGGGCCTACGCCCGGGTGCGGGCGGGGGAGCAGGTCGAGCTGCCCGCCCGGACGGTGACCGTCTCGCGCTTCGACGTCCTCGCGGTGCGACGCATCACCGTCCCCCACGCGGTGGTGGGTGAGCTGGGCGTGATCGATCTCGACGTGGTGGTGGACTGCTCGTCGGGCACCTACATCCGGGCGCTCGCCCGCGACCTGGGGGCCGGGCTCGGGGTCGGTGGGCACCTGACGGCGCTGCGACGCACCCGGGTCGGCCCCTACGGCCTGGAGGCCGCCCACACCCTCGAACAGTTCGCGGACGGCGCGCCGCCCACCTCGCTGGCCGAGGCGGCACGCCGCGCCTTCCCGGTGCGCGAGCTGACCACGGTCGAGGCCGTGAAGCTCCGCCACGGCCAGCGGCTGGAGCGAGCCCGGACGATTCCCGGGGCGGCCGACGTGTCGGGCAGTCCGGACGACGCGGCCGCGGCGCAGCACAGCCCTCGCGCCGCGTTCGACCCGGACGGCGTGCTGGTGGCGATCGTCGACGAGGCAGGCCCCACCTGCCGTCCGCTGCTGGTCTTCGGCTAG
- a CDS encoding bifunctional riboflavin kinase/FAD synthetase: protein MTAVSWAVRAGDAVLGACGWQSRGVQRWNELSEAAAALKASGSATVVTIGNFDGVHRGHQAVLGQIVAEAHRRQASAVAITFDPHPLAVLYPERAPATLTGLDHKLELLAATGLDAVLVLTFTRELAGWSPEHFVQAALVDALHVRAVVVGRDMRFGHKNSGDVTTLRTSGKQLGFEVLLLDDLGFGADATGEGATARADAESTGEDADGVRRWSSTWVRELLADGDVTRAAEVLGRPHRVSGEVVHGDHRGRLLGYPTANLSQDAVGLVPADGVYAGWLVLLDADGAPRLPAAISVGTNPTFDGHQRRVEAYVLDRDDLDLYGQQVGVEFVRLLRPTLRFDGVEALIVQMRSDVEECRQTLGVADPGRV from the coding sequence ATGACAGCAGTCTCATGGGCCGTGAGGGCAGGCGATGCGGTTCTCGGCGCGTGCGGCTGGCAGAGTAGGGGCGTGCAGCGCTGGAACGAACTGAGTGAGGCGGCCGCCGCCCTGAAGGCCTCCGGGTCGGCGACCGTGGTCACCATCGGCAACTTCGACGGAGTGCACCGCGGGCATCAGGCCGTGCTCGGCCAGATCGTGGCCGAGGCTCACCGCCGCCAGGCGTCGGCCGTCGCGATCACCTTCGATCCCCACCCCCTGGCGGTGCTCTACCCCGAGCGCGCCCCGGCGACGCTGACCGGGCTGGACCACAAACTCGAGTTGCTGGCCGCCACCGGTCTGGACGCCGTCCTGGTGCTGACCTTCACCCGTGAGCTCGCCGGCTGGTCGCCCGAACACTTCGTGCAGGCGGCGCTGGTGGACGCGCTGCACGTGCGGGCTGTCGTGGTGGGACGCGATATGCGGTTCGGTCACAAGAACAGCGGTGACGTCACCACGTTGCGCACCTCGGGCAAGCAGCTCGGCTTCGAGGTGCTGCTGTTGGACGACCTGGGATTCGGTGCCGACGCCACCGGCGAGGGAGCCACCGCCCGGGCCGATGCCGAGTCGACCGGCGAGGACGCCGATGGGGTGCGGCGCTGGTCGTCGACCTGGGTGCGGGAGCTGCTCGCCGACGGGGACGTCACCCGCGCCGCCGAGGTACTCGGCCGCCCCCACCGGGTCAGCGGTGAGGTGGTGCACGGTGATCACCGGGGCCGCCTGCTGGGCTACCCGACCGCCAACCTCAGCCAGGACGCCGTCGGGCTGGTACCGGCCGACGGGGTCTACGCCGGGTGGCTGGTGCTGCTCGACGCCGACGGCGCGCCCCGGCTGCCGGCGGCGATCTCGGTGGGGACCAACCCCACCTTCGACGGTCACCAGCGCCGGGTCGAGGCGTACGTGCTCGATCGCGACGACCTCGACCTGTACGGGCAGCAGGTCGGCGTCGAGTTCGTCCGGCTGCTGCGTCCCACGCTGCGCTTCGACGGTGTCGAGGCGTTGATCGTGCAGATGCGCAGTGATGTCGAGGAGTGCCGCCAGACCCTGGGCGTGGCCGACCCGGGACGGGTGTGA
- the rpsO gene encoding 30S ribosomal protein S15: MALDAATKQTIMAEYATGENDTGSPEVQVAMLTHRIKSLTEHLKEHKHDHHSRRGLLILVGQRRRLLQYLQRTDIARYRSLIERLGLRR, translated from the coding sequence GTGGCACTCGACGCCGCCACCAAGCAGACGATCATGGCCGAGTACGCGACCGGCGAGAACGACACGGGGTCCCCCGAAGTTCAGGTCGCGATGCTGACCCACCGCATCAAGAGCCTCACCGAACACCTCAAGGAGCACAAGCACGACCACCACAGCCGCCGCGGGCTGCTGATCCTCGTGGGTCAGCGCCGCCGCTTGCTGCAGTACCTGCAGCGCACGGACATCGCGCGCTACCGCTCGCTCATCGAGCGGCTCGGCCTGCGCCGATGA
- a CDS encoding polyribonucleotide nucleotidyltransferase, whose product MEGPEITSAEAVIDNGSFGKRTIRFETGRLARQAAGSATVYLDGETMLLSTTAAGKQPKDHFDFFPLTVDVEERMYAAGRIPGSFFRREGRPGTDAILTCRLIDRPLRPSFVKGLRNEVQVVVTVMALNPDDLYDVVAINGASMSTQLAGLPFSGPLGAVRIALIDGQWVAFPRHSELERAVFDMVVAGRVVTSGADAASDDVAIMMVEAEATDTAWTLIQGGVGAPTEEVVAQGLEAAKPFIATLVRAQAEIAAKAAKPTAEFPLFPDYAADAYAAVEAEAIADLASALQIAGKQERESRLDEIKDAVKGKLADAFEGREKEISAAYRAVTKKLVRQRILRDKVRIDGRGLADIRQLSAEVEVLPRVHGSGLFERGETQILGVTTLNMLRMEQQMDTLSPETRKRYMHNYNFPPYSTGETGRVGSPKRREIGHGALAERALMPVLPTREEFPYAIRQVSEALSSNGSTSMGSVCASTLSLLNAGVPLRAPVAGIAMGLVSDTVDGTTEYAALTDILGAEDAFGDMDFKVAGTKDFVTAIQLDTKLDGIPASVLAGALTQARDARLHILDVMAEAIDGPDEMSPYAPRVITVKVPVDKIGEVIGPKGKMINQIQEDTGADISIEDDGTVYIGATDGPSAEAARAAVNAIANPTMPEIGERYMGTVVKTTTFGAFISLVPGKDGLLHISQIRKMVGGKRVENVEDVLGVGQKVQVEIAEIDPRGKLSLVPVLAEAEQAAADAADAADAAKGAPAEANA is encoded by the coding sequence GTGGAGGGTCCTGAGATCACCAGCGCCGAAGCCGTCATCGACAACGGCAGTTTCGGCAAGCGCACCATCCGGTTCGAGACCGGCCGCCTGGCCCGCCAGGCCGCCGGCTCGGCCACCGTGTACCTGGACGGCGAGACGATGCTGCTGTCCACCACCGCCGCGGGCAAGCAGCCCAAGGACCACTTCGACTTCTTCCCGCTGACGGTCGACGTCGAGGAGCGGATGTACGCCGCGGGCCGCATCCCCGGCTCGTTCTTCCGCCGCGAGGGCCGCCCCGGCACCGACGCGATCCTGACCTGCCGGCTGATCGACCGCCCGTTGCGTCCCTCGTTCGTCAAGGGCCTGCGCAACGAGGTCCAGGTCGTCGTCACCGTCATGGCGCTCAACCCGGACGACCTGTACGACGTGGTCGCCATCAACGGTGCCTCGATGTCGACCCAGCTCGCCGGGCTGCCGTTCAGCGGCCCGCTCGGCGCGGTGCGGATCGCCCTGATCGACGGCCAGTGGGTCGCGTTCCCGCGGCACAGCGAGCTGGAGCGGGCCGTGTTCGACATGGTCGTCGCCGGCCGCGTGGTGACCTCGGGCGCCGACGCCGCCTCGGACGACGTCGCGATCATGATGGTCGAGGCCGAGGCCACCGACACGGCCTGGACCCTGATCCAGGGCGGCGTCGGTGCGCCGACCGAGGAAGTCGTCGCCCAGGGCCTCGAGGCGGCCAAGCCGTTCATCGCCACCCTGGTGCGGGCGCAGGCCGAGATCGCCGCCAAGGCGGCCAAGCCGACCGCGGAGTTCCCGCTGTTCCCCGACTACGCCGCGGACGCCTACGCCGCCGTCGAGGCCGAGGCCATCGCCGATCTGGCGAGTGCGCTGCAGATCGCGGGCAAGCAGGAGCGCGAGAGCCGGCTCGACGAGATCAAGGACGCGGTCAAGGGCAAGCTCGCCGACGCGTTCGAGGGCCGCGAGAAGGAGATCTCGGCGGCCTACCGCGCGGTGACCAAGAAGCTGGTGCGCCAGCGGATCCTGCGCGACAAGGTGCGCATCGACGGCCGTGGCCTGGCGGACATCCGCCAGCTCTCGGCCGAGGTCGAGGTGCTGCCGCGGGTGCACGGCTCGGGTCTGTTCGAGCGGGGCGAGACCCAGATCCTGGGTGTCACCACGCTGAACATGCTGCGCATGGAGCAGCAGATGGACACGCTCTCGCCCGAGACCCGCAAGCGCTACATGCACAACTACAACTTCCCGCCGTACTCGACCGGTGAGACCGGCCGCGTGGGCTCGCCCAAGCGTCGCGAGATCGGCCACGGTGCCCTCGCAGAGCGCGCCCTGATGCCGGTGCTGCCGACCCGCGAGGAGTTCCCCTACGCGATCCGGCAGGTCTCCGAGGCGCTGAGCTCCAACGGCTCGACGTCCATGGGTTCGGTGTGTGCCTCGACACTGTCCCTGCTCAACGCCGGTGTGCCACTGCGCGCCCCGGTCGCGGGGATCGCCATGGGTCTGGTCTCGGACACCGTCGACGGCACCACCGAGTACGCCGCACTGACCGACATCCTCGGTGCCGAGGACGCCTTCGGCGACATGGACTTCAAGGTCGCCGGCACCAAGGACTTCGTGACCGCGATCCAGCTCGACACCAAGCTCGACGGCATCCCCGCCTCGGTGCTGGCCGGCGCGCTGACCCAGGCCCGCGACGCCCGGCTGCACATCCTGGACGTCATGGCCGAGGCCATCGACGGCCCGGACGAGATGTCGCCGTACGCGCCGCGGGTGATCACGGTGAAGGTGCCGGTCGACAAGATCGGCGAGGTCATCGGCCCGAAGGGCAAGATGATCAACCAGATCCAGGAGGACACCGGCGCCGACATCTCGATCGAGGACGACGGCACGGTCTACATCGGTGCGACCGACGGCCCCTCGGCCGAGGCCGCCCGGGCGGCGGTCAACGCGATCGCCAACCCGACCATGCCCGAGATCGGCGAGCGGTACATGGGCACCGTGGTCAAGACCACGACCTTCGGCGCGTTCATCTCGCTGGTGCCCGGCAAGGACGGCCTGCTGCACATCTCGCAGATCCGCAAGATGGTCGGCGGCAAGCGGGTCGAGAACGTCGAGGACGTGCTCGGGGTGGGCCAGAAGGTCCAGGTCGAGATCGCCGAGATCGACCCGCGCGGCAAGCTGTCCCTGGTGCCGGTGCTCGCCGAGGCCGAGCAGGCTGCGGCCGACGCTGCGGACGCAGCGGACGCCGCCAAGGGCGCCCCGGCGGAGGCGAACGCCTGA